A region from the Colwellia sp. PAMC 21821 genome encodes:
- a CDS encoding YDG/SRA domain-containing protein produces MATRPIIFGGIEGFEEGDWISNRKVMMPSSFHRNHGQGIDGNGKEGTSAIVLSGGYEDDEDFGDEMIYTGAGGNENGKQTANQSWNTSGNAGLLVSMDMGLPVRVVRGHQHKSDYSPPEGYSYAGLFSVVDAWEEVGRSNFKICRFRLIYCGDNSARLKPEQVELDYNKKDVKRKTGTVLRIVRDTKISQNIKKLYKFKCQVCGIALKTKKGFYAEGAHIRALGKPHDGDDSTDNILCLCPNHHVMFDKGSFTVTNNYEFIGEESGKLILDKKHNINIENLAYHRKCHGYEAP; encoded by the coding sequence ATGGCCACAAGACCTATAATTTTTGGTGGTATTGAAGGGTTCGAGGAAGGCGATTGGATATCTAACAGAAAGGTAATGATGCCAAGTAGTTTTCACCGTAATCATGGTCAAGGTATAGATGGCAATGGTAAAGAAGGTACCAGCGCAATTGTATTATCAGGTGGGTATGAGGACGATGAAGATTTTGGTGATGAAATGATTTATACCGGTGCAGGGGGAAATGAAAACGGTAAACAAACAGCAAACCAGTCATGGAATACATCGGGGAATGCAGGCTTATTAGTTAGTATGGATATGGGATTACCAGTAAGAGTTGTTAGAGGCCATCAGCACAAATCAGATTATTCTCCACCCGAAGGCTATAGTTATGCGGGGCTATTTAGTGTAGTTGATGCATGGGAAGAAGTTGGTAGAAGTAATTTCAAAATATGTAGATTTAGACTTATTTATTGTGGTGATAACTCAGCAAGACTGAAGCCAGAGCAAGTTGAACTAGATTACAATAAGAAAGATGTAAAAAGAAAGACTGGTACAGTCCTAAGAATTGTCCGAGATACTAAAATATCTCAGAATATAAAGAAGTTATATAAATTTAAATGTCAGGTTTGTGGTATAGCGTTGAAAACGAAAAAAGGGTTTTATGCTGAAGGTGCACACATTAGGGCTTTAGGAAAACCTCATGACGGTGACGATAGTACAGATAATATTTTATGCTTATGTCCAAATCATCATGTGATGTTTGATAAAGGTAGCTTTACCGTCACAAATAACTATGAATTTATTGGTGAAGAGTCAGGTAAATTAATCCTTGATAAAAAGCACAACATAAATATTGAAAATTTGGCTTACCACAGGAAGTGTCATGGTTATGAAGCCCCTTAG
- a CDS encoding IS630 family transposase (programmed frameshift), giving the protein MRFLAVSYFLDGLSRTDISTTLKVARSSVNRWVTAYFSKGLSGLDSVSPKGRPSMLSPKQLSQLAQYVENQSCSAEGGRLMGQDFCTFIKKEFDIDYHRDHVYKILKKLGYSWITSRSKHPKQSQSVQDVFKKFQMETILNIPFNISLDKVDVWFQDEARFGQQNTTTRLWAKTGSRPRAVRQQQFEYAYMFGAVCPSTGATEALISPVMNKDVMKKHLEQISQATPEGRYAVVVMDGAGWHTEDTFEDLKNLTMIKLPPYSPELNPIEQVWQWLRQNCLANRCFNGYENIVDECSNAWNIFRSDIKRVMSLCNRDWINLI; this is encoded by the exons ATGCGTTTTCTTGCTGTCTCATATTTTTTAGATGGTCTGAGCAGAACCGATATATCAACGACATTAAAAGTCGCTCGTTCAAGTGTTAATCGTTGGGTCACTGCATATTTTTCAAAAGGCTTGTCGGGCCTTGATAGTGTTAGCCCGAAAGGAAGACCGTCCATGCTTTCTCCAAAGCAACTCAGCCAACTTGCTCAATACGTTGAAAATCAGAGTTGCTCAGCGGAGGGAGGTCGACTTATGGGGCAAGACTTTTGTACCTTTATCAAAAAAGAATTCGACATAGATTATCATCGAGATCATGTATATAAAATACTGAAGAAACTAGGATACTCCTGGATAACAAGCCGATCCAAGCATCCTAAGCAATCACAAAGCGTCCAGGACGTTTTTAAAAAG TTCCAGATGGAAACGATCCTTAACATCCCCTTTAATATTAGCTTAGATAAAGTTGATGTTTGGTTTCAAGATGAAGCACGATTCGGCCAGCAAAATACAACAACAAGGTTATGGGCGAAAACGGGTAGTAGACCGAGAGCAGTAAGACAACAACAGTTCGAATATGCATACATGTTCGGGGCTGTTTGTCCTTCGACAGGCGCTACAGAGGCATTGATCTCACCTGTAATGAATAAAGACGTTATGAAAAAGCATTTAGAACAAATATCACAGGCGACACCCGAAGGTAGATATGCTGTTGTAGTAATGGATGGAGCTGGGTGGCATACGGAAGACACATTTGAAGATTTAAAAAATCTAACCATGATCAAGTTACCCCCTTATTCCCCAGAGTTAAACCCAATTGAGCAAGTGTGGCAATGGCTAAGACAAAACTGCTTGGCCAATAGATGTTTTAATGGCTATGAAAATATAGTTGATGAATGCAGCAATGCTTGGAATATCTTCAGAAGTGACATAAAAAGAGTAATGTCGTTATGCAATCGTGACTGGATTAATCTGATTTAA
- a CDS encoding helix-turn-helix domain-containing protein, with amino-acid sequence MKAVRSETMDQTELGKRVGVSRTTISSIERGIGVNSKALFKVISFLDLADVIQEAVNERFELLEVNRSRKSRKVREELSNDF; translated from the coding sequence GTGAAGGCTGTAAGATCTGAAACAATGGATCAAACCGAACTTGGAAAAAGAGTGGGTGTAAGTCGTACCACAATATCTTCTATTGAACGCGGTATTGGAGTGAATTCAAAAGCACTATTTAAAGTTATCTCCTTTTTAGATTTAGCAGACGTAATACAAGAAGCAGTTAATGAGCGCTTTGAATTACTTGAGGTTAACCGCTCACGTAAATCAAGAAAAGTTCGTGAGGAGCTATCCAATGACTTCTAA
- a CDS encoding DUF1353 domain-containing protein, translating to MNLINKSTSQKVLLLLIGVLLLLFATSLLVNFFFINDSQLVKEPNIGRDIPKRSPIYITSNKPQKFINSVKTEWAIDDVQMYLLDDFAYVDQFNYLWEAPSGSLIDGASIPKRFWSDTGSPYIGKYRKASVIHDYYCKAQTAPYQDVHNMFLDALSASRVTKEAINIISVVILGTNSCKWDSENSSDYFDKKYSHLLDSPSMHDEASNRLKSFEFSKELSGYQYAPRILEDNEIREIFSWIRTESPSTEQVEMQIKLMQMTNANQINTPKFNELIRKYSFKEKINFKEGKHDDN from the coding sequence ATGAATTTAATAAATAAATCTACATCTCAAAAAGTACTCCTTTTACTAATAGGAGTACTACTCTTACTATTCGCCACAAGCTTGTTGGTAAACTTTTTTTTTATTAACGATTCACAACTTGTTAAGGAGCCAAATATAGGGAGAGATATCCCAAAGCGATCACCTATATATATAACATCTAATAAGCCACAAAAATTCATCAATAGCGTTAAAACTGAATGGGCAATAGATGATGTTCAAATGTATTTGTTAGATGACTTTGCTTATGTAGACCAGTTTAATTATCTTTGGGAAGCACCTTCAGGTTCGCTGATTGATGGCGCTTCGATTCCAAAAAGATTTTGGAGTGATACTGGCTCCCCTTATATTGGAAAATATCGTAAAGCATCCGTAATTCACGATTATTATTGTAAAGCCCAAACTGCTCCCTACCAAGATGTTCATAATATGTTTTTAGATGCGCTGTCAGCATCTAGAGTTACCAAAGAAGCTATAAATATAATCTCGGTAGTAATATTAGGAACGAATTCCTGTAAATGGGATTCTGAGAACTCAAGTGATTACTTTGATAAAAAATATAGCCATCTATTAGATTCTCCATCGATGCATGATGAGGCATCAAATAGGTTGAAGAGCTTCGAATTTTCGAAAGAGTTATCAGGCTATCAATATGCCCCCAGAATTTTAGAAGATAATGAAATTCGGGAAATATTTAGTTGGATAAGGACAGAATCCCCCTCTACGGAACAAGTAGAAATGCAGATTAAACTAATGCAAATGACTAATGCTAATCAGATAAACACTCCAAAATTTAACGAATTAATTAGAAAGTATAGCTTTAAAGAAAAAATTAACTTTAAGGAAGGTAAGCATGATGATAATTAA
- a CDS encoding DUF1353 domain-containing protein, whose product MRSYIYLIVLVLINTPVFAATEYFGEYKGKVKTEWLDTNRKMKLLSDFSFTDPNGMIWLAPKNRDIDGASIPKLVWSFIGSPFSGKYRNASVIHDIACEDKIRTWESVHLAFYYAMRASGVNSVKAKVMYAVVYHAGPRWPHKKLVLTKEKQVVRSKHVFDNSESQNNSVQKWMVDEIPAEYETKLIEPPKKNLSDEDLSLLITQIENSSNELTIEDIQNFSSRLMPNRSLK is encoded by the coding sequence ATGAGATCTTATATTTATTTAATAGTTTTGGTATTGATAAATACACCTGTGTTTGCCGCGACTGAATATTTCGGTGAATATAAAGGAAAAGTTAAAACTGAATGGCTTGATACAAATCGGAAAATGAAATTACTTTCAGACTTTAGTTTTACTGACCCAAACGGAATGATTTGGTTAGCTCCGAAAAATAGGGATATAGATGGCGCATCAATACCTAAGTTGGTTTGGTCGTTTATTGGTTCACCTTTTTCTGGAAAATATAGAAATGCTTCTGTTATTCATGATATTGCATGTGAAGATAAAATAAGAACTTGGGAGTCGGTGCATTTAGCATTCTATTATGCAATGCGGGCCTCTGGAGTAAATAGTGTTAAAGCAAAAGTAATGTACGCTGTTGTTTATCACGCGGGTCCAAGGTGGCCCCATAAAAAACTAGTTTTAACTAAAGAAAAGCAAGTAGTTAGATCTAAACATGTTTTCGACAACAGCGAGAGTCAAAATAATTCAGTACAAAAATGGATGGTAGATGAAATTCCCGCTGAATATGAAACTAAGTTAATAGAACCACCGAAAAAAAACCTAAGTGATGAAGATTTGAGCCTTTTGATTACACAGATAGAGAATTCGAGTAACGAACTTACTATTGAAGATATTCAAAACTTTTCGTCAAGATTGATGCCTAACAGATCGCTAAAATAA
- a CDS encoding class I SAM-dependent methyltransferase, whose amino-acid sequence MTIQFYQDNADDFFEGTVNVDMSNIYHHFTKNLSKGALILDAGCGSGRDTKAFLDMGYSVEAFDASSELVSRANEYTGIEVKLALFNDVDSLAKYEAIWCCASLLHVPEVELPLTLNKLAEALKPGGTWYMSFKYGDKQREKDGRSFTDINEQRLTTLVSNLNNIGIIFTWISEDNRPSRNEKWLNAILVKR is encoded by the coding sequence ATGACTATTCAATTTTACCAAGACAACGCAGATGACTTTTTTGAAGGCACTGTAAATGTCGATATGAGTAATATCTATCACCACTTTACTAAGAATTTAAGCAAGGGTGCATTGATACTCGATGCTGGTTGCGGATCAGGTCGGGATACTAAAGCATTTCTTGATATGGGGTATAGCGTAGAAGCGTTTGACGCTAGTTCTGAGCTTGTTTCTCGCGCCAACGAATATACTGGCATAGAAGTGAAACTAGCACTATTTAATGATGTTGATAGCCTTGCAAAGTATGAAGCTATTTGGTGTTGTGCTTCATTGCTTCATGTACCTGAAGTGGAGTTACCTTTAACACTTAATAAGCTAGCTGAAGCGCTAAAACCTGGCGGTACTTGGTATATGTCATTTAAGTATGGTGATAAGCAGCGAGAAAAAGATGGCCGTTCATTTACCGACATCAACGAACAACGCCTTACCACTCTTGTTTCAAATTTAAATAATATAGGTATTATTTTTACTTGGATATCAGAAGATAACCGTCCTAGTAGAAATGAAAAATGGCTCAATGCTATTTTAGTGAAGCGTTAA
- a CDS encoding endonuclease: MKTIISLLLAILIAPSAIAANQEIQSFSKAKRLLEQKVYSEHRKTLYCDATFTINKEVIPPKGFTTAKYVKRAKKIEWEHALPAENFGRTFSEWRDGHEQCVSSRGKSFKGRKCAEKVNIEYRYMQADMFNLYPAIGAVNALRSNYNFTMLPDVKSDFGSCAMKIENRKAEPPEAARGKIARTYLYMEDTYKRYNMSKAQRQLMTAWDKMYPVDAWECSRAEKITILQKNQNNILKSRCEALNFN; the protein is encoded by the coding sequence ATGAAAACAATTATAAGCTTATTGCTTGCCATTTTAATCGCCCCCTCCGCAATAGCAGCAAACCAAGAGATACAGTCTTTTAGTAAAGCCAAAAGGTTATTAGAGCAAAAAGTGTATAGCGAACACCGCAAAACACTTTATTGTGATGCGACATTTACTATTAACAAGGAAGTAATACCGCCGAAGGGTTTTACAACAGCTAAATATGTGAAACGCGCTAAAAAAATAGAATGGGAACACGCATTACCAGCAGAGAATTTTGGACGCACTTTTAGTGAATGGCGTGATGGTCATGAGCAGTGCGTTAGCAGTAGAGGAAAGTCATTTAAAGGCCGTAAATGTGCTGAGAAAGTAAATATTGAATATCGATATATGCAAGCAGACATGTTCAACCTTTATCCTGCCATAGGTGCAGTTAATGCTTTAAGAAGTAACTATAATTTCACCATGCTACCTGATGTTAAAAGTGATTTTGGTAGTTGCGCAATGAAAATTGAAAATCGTAAGGCAGAGCCACCTGAAGCCGCGAGAGGAAAGATAGCGCGAACTTACCTTTACATGGAAGACACTTATAAGCGATATAACATGAGTAAAGCTCAACGCCAATTAATGACAGCATGGGATAAAATGTACCCTGTAGATGCATGGGAATGTAGTAGAGCAGAGAAAATCACAATTCTACAGAAAAACCAAAATAACATTCTTAAAAGTCGTTGTGAAGCTTTAAACTTTAATTGA
- a CDS encoding GIY-YIG nuclease family protein, whose translation MTDYYVYVYIDPRNFEEFYYGKGKGSRKDVHLFENSDSEKSKRIRAIITEGLEPIIRVIARGLSEHDALLVEKTLLWKLGKQLTNVSSGHYSKNFRPHDTLYKKLPGFDFQNGLYYYNIGEGPHRNWDDYVKYGFISAGQEPRFRDAMLSFEVGDVIAAYLPKSGYLGIGKITKEALSIQQVHINGSPLLSLPLKCQNMADNSESEEKSEYVALVNWIVTLKREDAKFKSKSGIYTPQKVKASLDNQPITIQFLESEFEIDLKELMA comes from the coding sequence ATGACCGATTATTATGTTTACGTTTACATAGATCCTCGAAATTTTGAGGAGTTCTATTACGGGAAAGGTAAAGGTTCTCGAAAGGATGTGCATCTATTCGAAAATAGCGATAGTGAGAAATCAAAACGCATCAGAGCAATAATAACGGAAGGTTTGGAGCCAATTATTCGTGTGATTGCACGTGGCTTGTCAGAGCATGATGCGTTATTGGTAGAGAAAACGCTGTTGTGGAAATTGGGTAAGCAGCTTACGAATGTATCATCTGGCCATTACTCAAAAAATTTCCGCCCACACGATACGTTATACAAAAAGCTCCCAGGGTTTGACTTTCAAAATGGCCTTTATTATTACAATATCGGTGAAGGGCCACATAGAAACTGGGACGATTACGTAAAATACGGATTCATCTCTGCTGGTCAAGAGCCGCGGTTTAGAGATGCAATGCTTAGTTTTGAAGTGGGCGATGTAATCGCAGCCTATCTTCCAAAGAGCGGGTATTTGGGTATAGGTAAAATCACAAAAGAAGCTTTATCTATTCAACAGGTACATATCAACGGCTCTCCCTTGTTATCACTGCCATTGAAATGCCAAAACATGGCGGATAATTCTGAATCAGAAGAAAAGTCTGAGTATGTGGCTTTAGTTAATTGGATTGTCACACTAAAGCGAGAAGATGCAAAATTTAAGAGTAAATCCGGCATCTATACTCCGCAAAAGGTTAAAGCATCATTAGACAATCAACCAATCACAATTCAGTTTCTTGAATCAGAGTTCGAAATTGACCTGAAAGAACTAATGGCTTAA
- a CDS encoding HipA N-terminal domain-containing protein — protein sequence MTSKAFVFIDGLEDKPIICGVVTLDSKKKYGEFRYGKSYLLRDDAFALDPLNLPLNSNIFSTTNHKGAFGVLSDAGADSWGEKVILSLHNTKPKNPLEFLLAGAGMGVGSLVFSLSSSSSKSKVNKNTLGDIPMLLKAKDAILNDDAIPKEARKAFEYGSSMGGLGQKQLYQMLTSHI from the coding sequence ATGACTTCTAAAGCATTTGTCTTTATTGATGGCCTTGAAGATAAACCTATCATTTGTGGGGTTGTTACACTTGATAGTAAAAAAAAGTATGGTGAATTTCGATATGGTAAAAGCTACCTATTAAGAGACGACGCTTTTGCACTTGACCCACTTAACCTACCTCTGAATAGCAATATATTTTCAACAACCAACCACAAAGGTGCATTTGGTGTTCTTTCTGATGCTGGGGCTGATTCTTGGGGAGAGAAAGTTATACTTTCTTTACATAATACCAAGCCTAAAAACCCGCTTGAATTTTTGCTAGCTGGTGCAGGTATGGGGGTTGGTTCATTAGTTTTTAGCCTTTCTAGCAGCTCTTCAAAGTCAAAAGTAAATAAGAATACATTGGGAGATATTCCAATGCTTCTAAAAGCTAAAGATGCCATATTAAATGATGATGCAATTCCAAAAGAAGCTAGAAAAGCTTTTGAATACGGTTCAAGTATGGGGGGGCTAGGCCAAAAACAATTGTATCAGATGCTGACATCACATATTTAG
- a CDS encoding IS110 family transposase yields the protein MKITTIGLDIAKSIFHMFAVNKNGRFVKKKQLRRKQVLSFMATLEPCLIVMEACGSANYWARKFIELGHQVKLIAPQYVKPFVKGNKNDYNDAEGIAEAAQRPTMRFVPIKSIEQQDIQNFHRQRERIKKERKALASQIRGLLGEYGIVINKGISAIRNELPDILEDATNELTYLSREIFNELWLEFQVTEVKFKACEVRLNTMNKENEICVRLDEILGIGAITASATYAAAGDGKDFVNGRHFSAWLGLVPGQHSTGGKATLLGISKRGNSYLRTLYIHGARAVLRHSENKTDRFSLWAQALKSRRGHNKACVAVANKIARMAWVIMAKGESYRPAI from the coding sequence ATGAAGATTACTACAATCGGTTTAGACATTGCAAAATCAATTTTTCACATGTTCGCTGTGAATAAAAATGGGCGATTTGTAAAAAAGAAACAATTAAGAAGAAAACAAGTGTTGAGTTTCATGGCAACATTAGAGCCTTGCCTAATTGTAATGGAAGCTTGTGGCAGTGCGAACTACTGGGCTAGAAAATTTATTGAATTGGGGCACCAAGTAAAACTTATTGCGCCTCAATATGTAAAACCCTTCGTTAAAGGCAATAAAAATGATTATAACGATGCCGAAGGTATTGCAGAGGCAGCGCAACGCCCGACCATGAGGTTTGTGCCAATTAAATCGATAGAACAACAAGATATTCAAAACTTCCATCGACAACGTGAACGCATAAAGAAAGAACGTAAAGCATTAGCAAGTCAGATACGAGGCTTGTTAGGAGAATATGGCATTGTCATCAATAAAGGTATTTCTGCAATTCGCAATGAACTGCCGGATATTTTAGAGGATGCGACAAATGAGTTAACGTATTTAAGTCGGGAGATATTTAATGAGTTATGGCTTGAATTTCAAGTCACAGAAGTGAAGTTTAAAGCGTGTGAAGTTCGCTTAAACACGATGAATAAAGAAAATGAAATATGTGTTCGCTTAGATGAAATATTAGGTATTGGAGCAATCACAGCTAGCGCTACTTATGCAGCTGCAGGAGATGGAAAAGACTTTGTAAATGGTCGACATTTTTCGGCATGGCTTGGGCTTGTTCCTGGGCAGCATTCAACGGGTGGAAAGGCCACCTTACTCGGTATAAGTAAACGCGGTAATAGTTATTTAAGAACACTATACATCCACGGGGCCCGGGCAGTATTAAGGCACAGTGAAAACAAAACTGACCGATTTAGTTTGTGGGCACAAGCGTTAAAATCCCGACGAGGACACAACAAAGCATGCGTTGCTGTGGCGAATAAAATAGCAAGAATGGCTTGGGTAATAATGGCGAAGGGGGAAAGTTATCGCCCGGCTATATAA
- a CDS encoding AlpA family phage regulatory protein: protein MKNMLVIENSPNRLLREEEVLILTGQSRTSLFMLEKAGGFPRRIKLSLNGRSVRWKYQEILNWIDEKCSAREV, encoded by the coding sequence ATGAAAAATATGCTTGTAATTGAAAACTCCCCTAATCGTCTACTTCGCGAAGAGGAAGTACTAATATTAACAGGGCAATCACGCACTTCCCTTTTCATGCTTGAAAAAGCAGGCGGCTTCCCTCGTCGTATAAAGTTATCTCTTAATGGGCGATCCGTACGCTGGAAATATCAGGAAATATTGAACTGGATTGATGAAAAGTGCTCTGCGAGAGAGGTCTAA
- a CDS encoding AlpA family phage regulatory protein: MKSALRERSNMKFTTLYDIEIPVEFRIIRIETVCSYLSISKRVLIQGINNGNFPPPLMINGKAIGWSYFIISHWMNNANINP; encoded by the coding sequence ATGAAAAGTGCTCTGCGAGAGAGGTCTAATATGAAGTTCACTACCTTATACGATATAGAGATTCCTGTTGAGTTTAGAATAATCCGTATTGAAACAGTATGTTCTTATTTATCTATTTCAAAGAGAGTACTGATACAAGGTATTAACAATGGCAACTTTCCTCCCCCACTAATGATAAATGGTAAAGCTATTGGATGGTCTTACTTCATAATTAGTCATTGGATGAATAATGCCAATATTAATCCTTAA
- a CDS encoding inovirus-type Gp2 protein translates to MLSRNQKAQEKYGYILHPIMNDQPMVIKVMKFTHGINYQILDRIIEQLDIMLCKYSRVLVTRIDFHVNNYSVNNKSLSDFNTKINRKIKKIYGKTLGYIWVREINKSIKQHYHVAYFLNGHKINYPSRFNELIMTMWKDEFSGHSSIPKDCFYFIDRSRADYLDTIFGCIYRISYLAKNFSKQYDNKRAKSYQSSRLKYHD, encoded by the coding sequence ATGCTATCTCGTAATCAAAAAGCTCAAGAAAAGTACGGGTATATATTGCACCCAATAATGAATGATCAGCCAATGGTTATTAAAGTTATGAAATTTACACATGGGATCAATTATCAAATACTAGATAGAATTATTGAACAACTTGACATTATGTTATGCAAGTACAGTAGGGTTTTAGTTACTCGTATAGACTTTCATGTAAATAACTATTCTGTTAATAATAAATCGTTGAGTGATTTTAATACAAAGATAAACAGAAAAATAAAGAAGATATATGGTAAAACCCTAGGTTATATCTGGGTTAGAGAAATAAATAAATCAATTAAGCAACATTATCACGTTGCGTACTTTTTAAATGGCCACAAGATAAATTACCCTTCCCGATTCAATGAACTAATTATGACTATGTGGAAAGATGAATTCTCTGGTCATTCATCAATCCCTAAAGACTGCTTTTACTTTATCGATAGGAGTCGAGCTGATTATCTTGATACTATTTTCGGATGCATTTACCGTATCAGTTATTTAGCTAAAAACTTTTCTAAACAATATGACAATAAGAGAGCTAAAAGCTACCAATCAAGTAGACTTAAATATCATGATTAA
- a CDS encoding HNH endonuclease domain-containing protein has product MEFYEVEPTLDNYWRAIILFGRNVASYKFALAKSLYELNAVSNDLVKMEQLAEPFSRNLCEHLKLEPKQITSKSSKFLSACNDFNTEKLRHDELIKQTVKLGFANVIDAFHVVNNSEIEQRFFIDERKQSGGIRITDNFFKLAEHEQFNNLEHETEARWKLVEQGWKMGLARNLITVEYDRDLNTLFTGSQERRVDITSCRDSLNGYQKGRCFYCYSSISISIKTDNLADVDHFLPWTLKEHVYNLNGVWNLVLACKNCNRGENGKFARVPTIELLGRLHKRNEYFINSHLPLRETLIQQTGNNELKRKQFLQQSYSSAKSALIHEWQPEIKGIMTF; this is encoded by the coding sequence ATGGAATTTTACGAAGTCGAACCAACTTTAGATAATTACTGGCGAGCAATAATATTGTTTGGACGTAATGTTGCCTCATACAAGTTTGCTTTAGCCAAGTCGCTCTACGAGCTTAATGCAGTATCTAATGATTTGGTTAAGATGGAGCAACTAGCAGAGCCTTTTAGTCGTAATCTTTGTGAGCACTTAAAGCTTGAACCTAAACAAATCACCTCAAAATCAAGTAAGTTCCTATCAGCTTGTAACGACTTTAATACGGAAAAGTTACGTCATGATGAACTTATCAAGCAAACGGTAAAGCTAGGCTTTGCTAATGTTATTGATGCGTTTCATGTAGTAAACAATAGCGAGATAGAACAACGTTTTTTTATTGATGAACGTAAACAGAGCGGTGGCATAAGAATAACGGACAACTTCTTTAAACTTGCTGAGCATGAGCAGTTCAATAACTTGGAACATGAAACTGAAGCACGCTGGAAGTTAGTTGAGCAAGGCTGGAAAATGGGTCTTGCTCGAAACTTAATTACTGTTGAATACGACCGAGACTTAAATACACTATTTACTGGTAGCCAAGAACGTAGAGTTGATATTACGAGTTGTAGAGATAGCTTAAACGGCTACCAAAAAGGTCGTTGTTTTTATTGTTACTCATCAATAAGCATTAGCATTAAAACTGATAATCTAGCTGATGTAGACCACTTCTTACCTTGGACACTAAAAGAGCACGTATATAACCTTAACGGTGTATGGAACCTTGTTCTTGCGTGTAAAAATTGTAATCGTGGTGAAAATGGCAAGTTTGCTAGAGTACCAACAATTGAGTTACTTGGAAGGCTACATAAGAGAAACGAATACTTTATCAATAGCCACCTGCCCTTGCGTGAAACTCTAATCCAACAAACTGGTAACAATGAGCTAAAGCGAAAGCAATTTTTACAGCAAAGCTATAGTTCTGCTAAGTCTGCTCTAATACATGAATGGCAACCAGAAATAAAAGGCATAATGACGTTTTAA
- a CDS encoding HipA domain-containing protein, producing the protein MRFKYGGARPKTIVSDADITYLAKFNRPEDLFNHAKVEHASMNMLKELTSRVATTKVLETNNGDVLLVERFDVLGARPTHHFISANSLINLNTVNNSSLVDRYSYGFLSEFILKYSSVPDDASELFHRMVFNVLIGNTDDHTRNHACLYSFKNKDWRLSPAYDVLPISASNQHGMGIGLDGRNGTIENLLSQSERFGLKRFKAEKIIKESVELVSQWSYYFKKHGVGDGDLERLKVVIPIHLL; encoded by the coding sequence ATACGGTTCAAGTATGGGGGGGCTAGGCCAAAAACAATTGTATCAGATGCTGACATCACATATTTAGCGAAATTTAATCGCCCAGAAGACTTATTTAATCATGCGAAAGTAGAGCATGCTTCCATGAATATGCTGAAAGAACTAACCAGCAGAGTTGCCACCACCAAAGTGTTAGAAACAAACAATGGCGACGTATTACTTGTAGAACGTTTTGATGTGTTAGGCGCTCGCCCAACTCACCATTTTATTAGTGCCAATTCATTAATAAATTTAAATACAGTCAATAACTCATCGTTAGTTGATCGTTATAGTTACGGTTTTTTATCAGAGTTTATTTTAAAATATAGTAGCGTTCCAGATGATGCATCAGAATTATTCCATAGAATGGTGTTTAACGTTTTAATAGGCAATACGGATGACCATACCCGTAATCACGCGTGTTTATATTCATTTAAAAATAAAGACTGGCGTTTATCTCCTGCCTATGACGTTCTTCCAATTAGTGCAAGTAATCAACATGGAATGGGTATAGGTTTAGATGGACGTAATGGCACTATAGAAAACTTACTATCGCAATCAGAACGATTTGGCTTAAAGCGCTTTAAAGCAGAGAAAATTATCAAGGAAAGCGTAGAGTTAGTATCTCAGTGGTCTTATTATTTCAAAAAACATGGCGTTGGCGATGGCGATCTAGAGCGCTTAAAAGTAGTCATCCCAATTCATTTACTTTAA